From a region of the Mycosarcoma maydis chromosome 7, whole genome shotgun sequence genome:
- a CDS encoding uncharacterized protein (related to nadh-ubiquinone oxidoreductase 21.3 kDa subunit) has translation MASKSNEQVVTETFSERSPFADGMTAAGASAGAGLFVSAIQNSVQSHNKGALGVFTRTGSTIALFTAMGGIFSYTDSTVANFRQKDDAVNGAIGGCAAGFVLGAAARSVPMMFGGCASLAALIGTFDAAGKSLQGTYARASPYDFSHDHDAAPGAQGWREARDARRQNFFKQKKDDVESDA, from the exons ATGGCGTCGAAAAGCAACGAACAAGTTGTCACCGAGACCTTCTCGGAACGATCTCCCTTTGCTGATGGTATGACAGCAGCCGGTGCTAGTGCCGGTGCCGGTCTTTTCGTCAGCGCTATCCAGAACAGTGTTCAGAGTCACAACAAGGGTGCTCTCGGTGTCTTTACTCGTACAGGAAGCACCATTGCTCTTTTCA CTGCAATGGGAGGCATCTTCTCGTACACCGACTCGACGGTCGCCAATTTTAGACAGAAGGATGATGCTGTCAACGGAGCGATCGGTGGTTGCGCTGCCGGTTTTGTGCTCGGTGCTGCCGCTCGCTCCGTTCCTATGATGTTTGGTGGTTGCGCTTCTCTCGCTGCATTGATCGGTACTTTTGATGCGGCAGGTAAGTCGCTCCAGGGCACCTACGCGCGCGCATCGCCATATGACTTTTCACATGATCACGACGCAGCTCCGGGCGCGCAAGGTTGGAGGGAAGCTCGAGATGCCCGTCGTCAGAACTTCTTCAAG CAAAAGAAGGACGACGTCGAGTCTGATGCATAG